One region of Streptomyces davaonensis JCM 4913 genomic DNA includes:
- a CDS encoding L,D-transpeptidase family protein: protein MESSLKFVTADDWWVQDPESKFDNQRHGESGADFPLTESGDRGSEHLINYPTQYAKALVINFNRSPATPGRGAGIFLHVNGNGATAGCVSVPRATVDQIMNWITPSAHPRIAIA from the coding sequence ATGGAGAGTTCGTTGAAGTTCGTCACCGCCGACGACTGGTGGGTACAGGACCCGGAGTCCAAGTTCGACAACCAAAGGCACGGCGAGTCGGGCGCGGACTTCCCGCTCACAGAGTCCGGTGACCGAGGCAGCGAACACCTCATCAACTACCCCACCCAGTACGCCAAGGCCCTCGTCATCAACTTCAACCGCTCGCCAGCCACCCCCGGCCGCGGCGCAGGCATCTTCCTCCACGTCAACGGCAACGGCGCCACCGCAGGCTGCGTCTCCGTCCCCCGCGCCACCGTGGACCAGATCATGAACTGGATCACCCCCTCCGCCCACCCCCGCATCGCCATCGCCTGA
- a CDS encoding YeiH family protein produces the protein MTNASYPSRSRTTRPRPAAERHGVAITARLTGCAVRLPGLTLAVTIALVATAAGRLAPVVGGPVSAVVLGILVAVAVRPGQRLRPGITFAGRGVLQAAVVVLGAQLSLGQVLRVGVGSLPVMLGTLAACLTAAYWIGRRLDVVRDLRTLIGVGTGICGASAIAAVTPVVGAAEAQVAYAISTIFVFNIAAVLTFPAVGHLLGMSQDAFGLFAGTAINDMSSVVAAAATYGDPAADEAVVVKLARTLMIIPICLGLAALARRRARKAEAPAGATGTANDAHAAGPGRGDAGLLRVGRLVPWFLVGFLALAAVNTAGLIPSAAHAPLSTLAVFLITVALSAIGLSTQPAALRRTGPAPLILGGCLWLVVTATSLAFHFLDLAR, from the coding sequence ATGACGAACGCCAGCTACCCGTCCAGGTCACGAACCACCCGGCCGCGCCCCGCCGCCGAAAGGCATGGTGTCGCGATCACCGCCCGACTCACCGGGTGCGCCGTCCGGCTGCCGGGGCTCACCCTCGCCGTCACCATCGCCCTCGTCGCGACCGCGGCCGGGCGCCTGGCACCCGTCGTCGGCGGGCCCGTGAGCGCGGTCGTCCTCGGGATCCTGGTGGCGGTGGCGGTGCGGCCCGGGCAACGGCTGCGGCCCGGCATCACCTTCGCCGGACGCGGGGTGCTCCAGGCTGCCGTCGTGGTGCTGGGCGCGCAGCTCTCCCTGGGCCAGGTGCTGCGGGTCGGCGTCGGCTCACTGCCGGTGATGCTGGGGACCCTCGCGGCGTGTCTCACGGCCGCCTACTGGATCGGGCGCCGTCTCGATGTCGTACGTGATCTGCGCACCCTGATAGGGGTGGGCACCGGAATCTGCGGCGCCTCCGCGATCGCCGCGGTCACGCCGGTCGTCGGCGCAGCCGAGGCGCAGGTGGCCTACGCCATCTCCACGATCTTCGTATTCAACATCGCGGCCGTGCTGACCTTCCCCGCTGTCGGCCATCTGCTGGGCATGAGCCAGGACGCCTTCGGCCTGTTCGCCGGCACCGCGATCAACGACATGTCCTCGGTGGTGGCCGCGGCCGCCACCTACGGCGACCCCGCAGCCGACGAGGCGGTGGTGGTCAAACTGGCCCGCACACTGATGATCATCCCGATCTGCCTCGGCCTCGCCGCACTCGCCCGCCGCCGCGCGCGGAAAGCGGAGGCACCGGCGGGCGCGACCGGCACGGCGAACGACGCCCACGCGGCAGGCCCCGGCCGCGGTGACGCCGGCCTGCTGCGCGTCGGTCGGCTGGTGCCGTGGTTCCTTGTCGGCTTCCTCGCTCTGGCGGCCGTGAACACCGCCGGCCTCATCCCCTCCGCCGCCCACGCACCGCTCAGCACACTCGCCGTCTTCCTGATCACCGTGGCCCTGTCCGCGATCGGTCTCTCCACCCAGCCCGCCGCACTGCGCCGCACCGGCCCCGCGCCCCTGATCCTCGGAGGCTGCCTCTGGCTGGTGGTGACCGCCACCAGCCTGGCCTTCCACTTCCTCGACCTGGCCCGGTGA
- a CDS encoding transposase family protein: protein MVVVFSPPLEQLAPHGAHSQKHKKHGMNVQVIARPDGTPLWFSRATPGRTHDLTAARAHGIVQACLTRQILVLADRAYQGAGATVRTPYYHHREQPEAYQQFNRDHARLRAPGERAFAQLKSWRLLRRARCSTRRVGTIVQAVHTLLTCTYSG from the coding sequence GTGGTGGTGGTCTTTTCACCTCCACTCGAACAACTAGCACCTCACGGCGCACACTCCCAGAAACACAAGAAGCACGGCATGAACGTCCAAGTCATCGCACGGCCGGACGGAACCCCGCTCTGGTTCTCGCGTGCGACACCAGGGCGCACCCACGACCTGACCGCAGCCAGAGCCCACGGCATCGTCCAGGCGTGCCTGACCCGGCAGATCCTCGTGCTCGCCGACCGGGCCTATCAGGGAGCCGGCGCCACCGTTCGCACCCCCTACTACCACCACCGCGAACAACCCGAGGCATACCAGCAGTTCAACCGTGATCACGCCCGGCTGAGGGCTCCTGGAGAACGTGCCTTCGCACAGCTGAAGTCCTGGCGACTGCTCCGGCGGGCCAGATGCTCGACCCGCCGCGTCGGCACCATCGTCCAGGCGGTCCACACCCTCCTGACCTGCACCTATTCAGGATGA
- the ltrA gene encoding group II intron reverse transcriptase/maturase encodes MQTKLHRWAAADHGRRFDDLFNIVCDPATLLVAFERVAGNKGARTPGVDGLTVVNVERELGLPSYLEELQRVLKTGEFRPLPVRERTIPKPGGSGKVRRLGIPTVSDRVVQAALKLVLEPIFEADFLPVSYGFRPMRRAHDAIAEIHRYGAHGYRWVLDADIEACFDSIDHTALMDRVRARVKDTRVLRLVKAFLKAGVLIEGGGREETFTGTPQGGILSPLLANIALSALDKHVMEPWEPGGRMSTRGRRAHHRLHGRANWRIVRYADDFVVLVDGSRDDVASLREDIADVLHPLGLRLSPAKTQIVHMSDGFDFLGFHIQWRRKRGSNKWYVYTFIARRPIRQLKDKIRALTNRTSQRDPGTVLKRINSILRGWVNYFKHAVCKTTLKALDQFVWRRVTSWWMVLHRWRWKDVRRRFTDRNGRWHKLSADGIELFPMVSTAVTRYRYRGNTIPNPWTLKLA; translated from the coding sequence ATGCAAACCAAGCTTCACCGTTGGGCGGCGGCTGACCATGGCCGCAGGTTCGACGATCTGTTCAACATCGTTTGTGACCCGGCGACGCTGCTTGTGGCGTTCGAACGGGTCGCGGGCAACAAGGGAGCCCGGACCCCGGGCGTCGATGGCCTCACGGTCGTCAACGTCGAGCGGGAGCTCGGTCTCCCGAGCTACCTGGAGGAACTGCAACGCGTACTCAAGACGGGTGAGTTCCGCCCGCTGCCGGTGCGCGAACGCACGATCCCCAAGCCCGGCGGAAGCGGGAAGGTGCGCAGGCTCGGCATCCCCACCGTCTCCGACCGGGTGGTCCAGGCAGCCCTCAAGCTGGTGCTGGAGCCAATCTTCGAGGCCGACTTCCTGCCGGTCTCCTACGGTTTCCGGCCCATGCGGCGCGCACACGACGCGATCGCCGAGATCCACCGCTACGGCGCCCACGGCTACCGCTGGGTGCTGGACGCGGATATCGAGGCGTGCTTCGACTCCATCGACCACACGGCCCTGATGGACCGGGTGCGCGCGAGGGTCAAGGACACGCGCGTGCTGCGGCTGGTCAAGGCGTTTCTCAAGGCCGGCGTCCTCATTGAGGGCGGCGGCCGCGAGGAGACCTTCACCGGCACCCCGCAGGGCGGCATCCTCTCCCCGCTACTGGCGAACATCGCCCTGTCCGCGCTCGACAAGCACGTGATGGAGCCGTGGGAGCCGGGCGGGAGGATGTCCACCAGAGGCAGGCGGGCGCATCATCGTCTCCACGGCCGCGCGAACTGGCGCATCGTCCGCTACGCGGATGACTTCGTCGTCCTGGTCGACGGCAGCCGTGATGACGTCGCAAGTCTGCGCGAGGACATCGCCGACGTACTGCACCCTCTCGGGCTGAGGCTGTCACCGGCCAAGACCCAGATCGTGCACATGTCGGACGGGTTCGACTTCCTTGGGTTCCACATCCAGTGGCGCCGCAAGCGAGGCTCGAACAAGTGGTACGTCTACACCTTCATCGCCAGGAGACCCATCCGGCAGCTGAAGGACAAGATCCGCGCCCTGACGAACAGAACGTCGCAGCGGGACCCGGGGACCGTGCTGAAGAGGATCAACTCGATTCTGCGCGGCTGGGTCAACTACTTCAAGCACGCGGTATGCAAGACCACGCTGAAAGCCCTGGACCAGTTCGTATGGCGGCGGGTGACCAGCTGGTGGATGGTGCTGCACCGCTGGAGGTGGAAGGACGTCCGCCGACGCTTCACCGACCGCAACGGCCGGTGGCACAAGCTCTCGGCGGACGGGATCGAACTGTTCCCCATGGTCTCGACCGCGGTCACCCGCTACCGATACCGGGGCAACACGATCCCCAACCCCTGGACACTCAAGCTCGCTTGA
- a CDS encoding LamG domain-containing protein gives MTLPAELDLASVARGAAGRMSRRLTAPFAAGGDVLHLALTPAAGAPGSADVSRYDFRDHVARFGATPIPSYVVRTLRDLDRDTQVTVRVADPALGGAATAEVILPAGTLAGESLPLLLPSGATDAARLTRLTVTHRVGPGFAAAPGVVADQWAVTALLGHTARLIWVLGAERDLLRRQIARTATQRQLATALGVSLDLIGADLAVPRFPPLAYSVDEDTVALYHLDDKPGAPIAVEDFTGRFPGHSAHHGTLSGSVTLGALGRYGTAAAFTGPGAVTVASDTAFGVPTNSGLTAECFVKPDADGPDARILARRGATGAGWSLELGAFGRGLPRTVRATVSDGTLEHVLHSGRSLRTDRFTHVALVVDRAEGSVALWVDGERADLRPAGALGPLTAAHPVVIGPGAGTALRATIDEVRISRVARRTFAPVLGEDDEHYRRRLGLFRRWTLPTPAALTTVLNDAVGTIGDVANPLVVDDTDSPADRGHTVVRVVPVALPPGESIDATGRRGVTSEEELYGDADDLTIDPVLLLRHDVGDVDYGPAPSGDPHLMQPPLARMVDRLRTIAAATAAGRLRIASAWTPDAQDARAAGRAVVLRHSTIAVSELAALAHRAGFPLVRTLPDATGVYASCAPGSPIVLGLPGTTPDDDITVGVGATITVAASPVPPGPAEVRWSVAAGGVRVTPAATAGQATVDGVFPGLAVVTIEVVHEGFAATASAAVRVLPTTLAADSSIAADGTLGAGPEVAGAPAERFDPAFLETFTAPSITLTTPNAGRIQPGTADRLRTLLTGLTGTLTLRSGFVPVPAGSAPTLASQGRALTMRHSSLTAGRLAALAHAAGFSWVAVDGADVKVLHRAEDLIVVRGPDLVEEGRSITLQVVPGPSAVSAATRLHWSTGPLAPTAGRADVVSPALAALQLTGRQAGQVWVQAAFREAGATGPYAMRVRLTSAVPAGATITRDQYDLIMNVVHALHPLGVEVLTRDIHPAVVELADQPSLDPDYTYPKFRKHRSTARLRPEHLRKELENG, from the coding sequence GTGACGCTGCCTGCCGAACTCGATCTCGCCTCGGTCGCCCGCGGGGCCGCAGGACGGATGTCCCGCCGCCTGACCGCGCCCTTCGCGGCCGGCGGCGACGTACTGCACCTGGCGCTGACACCGGCCGCGGGCGCACCGGGGTCGGCCGACGTGAGCCGCTACGACTTCCGCGATCACGTTGCTCGCTTCGGCGCCACGCCCATCCCGTCGTACGTAGTGCGGACCCTGCGGGATCTCGACCGCGACACCCAGGTGACCGTACGGGTGGCGGACCCTGCCCTGGGCGGCGCGGCCACCGCGGAGGTGATTCTCCCGGCCGGCACTCTGGCCGGCGAGTCGCTGCCGCTGCTCCTGCCGTCCGGCGCCACCGACGCCGCGCGGCTCACTCGGCTGACCGTGACCCACCGCGTCGGGCCGGGCTTCGCCGCCGCGCCCGGCGTGGTGGCGGACCAGTGGGCGGTCACCGCCCTGCTCGGCCACACCGCCCGCCTGATCTGGGTGCTCGGCGCCGAGCGGGACCTGCTGCGCCGCCAGATCGCCCGCACAGCCACCCAGCGGCAGCTCGCCACCGCGCTCGGCGTGAGTCTTGACCTGATCGGCGCCGATCTGGCCGTCCCGCGCTTCCCGCCGCTGGCCTACTCGGTGGACGAGGACACCGTCGCGCTCTACCACTTGGACGACAAACCCGGCGCACCGATCGCCGTGGAAGACTTCACGGGCCGCTTCCCCGGCCACTCCGCACACCACGGGACGCTCTCGGGCAGCGTCACGCTGGGCGCCCTCGGGCGGTACGGCACCGCCGCCGCGTTCACCGGTCCCGGCGCCGTGACGGTCGCCTCGGACACCGCCTTCGGCGTTCCCACGAACTCCGGGCTGACCGCCGAGTGCTTCGTCAAACCGGATGCGGACGGCCCTGACGCCCGGATCCTGGCCCGGCGCGGCGCGACGGGCGCCGGCTGGTCGCTCGAGCTGGGCGCGTTCGGCCGCGGGCTGCCCCGAACCGTGCGCGCCACCGTCTCCGACGGCACACTCGAACACGTGCTGCACAGCGGCCGATCGCTGCGGACGGACCGGTTCACGCACGTCGCCCTCGTCGTCGACAGGGCCGAGGGCTCGGTCGCGCTCTGGGTGGACGGTGAGCGGGCCGATCTGCGGCCCGCCGGTGCGCTCGGCCCCCTCACCGCCGCGCATCCGGTCGTGATCGGCCCTGGGGCGGGCACGGCGCTGCGCGCCACGATCGACGAGGTGCGGATCAGCCGGGTGGCCCGCCGGACCTTCGCCCCCGTGCTCGGCGAGGACGACGAGCACTACCGCCGCCGGCTGGGCCTCTTCCGGCGCTGGACGCTGCCCACTCCTGCCGCACTCACGACCGTACTCAACGACGCCGTCGGCACGATCGGTGACGTCGCGAACCCTCTCGTCGTCGACGACACCGACTCCCCGGCCGACCGCGGCCACACGGTCGTCCGGGTGGTGCCGGTGGCGCTCCCCCCGGGCGAGAGCATAGACGCGACCGGCCGCCGCGGGGTGACGTCGGAGGAGGAGCTGTACGGCGACGCAGATGACCTCACCATCGACCCGGTGCTGCTGCTGCGACACGACGTGGGCGACGTCGACTACGGGCCCGCGCCCTCCGGCGACCCGCATCTCATGCAGCCACCACTGGCCCGGATGGTCGACCGGCTGCGCACGATCGCCGCCGCCACGGCCGCAGGCCGCCTGCGCATCGCGAGCGCCTGGACCCCCGACGCCCAGGACGCCCGCGCGGCCGGCCGCGCCGTCGTCCTGCGGCACAGCACGATTGCCGTGTCCGAGCTCGCCGCGCTAGCCCATCGGGCGGGCTTTCCGCTGGTGCGGACCCTGCCGGACGCGACCGGTGTCTACGCCTCCTGTGCCCCGGGCTCGCCGATCGTCCTCGGCCTGCCGGGTACCACACCAGACGACGACATCACCGTCGGCGTCGGCGCGACCATCACCGTGGCCGCCTCGCCGGTGCCGCCCGGTCCGGCCGAGGTGCGCTGGTCGGTGGCCGCTGGCGGGGTGCGGGTCACCCCGGCCGCCACTGCGGGACAGGCCACCGTGGACGGCGTGTTCCCAGGTTTGGCCGTGGTCACGATCGAGGTGGTCCACGAGGGGTTCGCCGCCACGGCCTCGGCCGCGGTGCGCGTGCTGCCGACGACCCTCGCTGCGGACTCGTCGATCGCCGCCGACGGCACCCTGGGTGCGGGCCCCGAGGTGGCGGGCGCGCCCGCCGAGCGGTTCGACCCGGCCTTCCTCGAAACGTTCACCGCCCCCTCGATCACCCTCACCACCCCGAACGCGGGCCGGATCCAGCCCGGCACGGCCGACCGGCTGCGCACGCTGCTGACCGGCCTCACCGGCACGCTCACCCTGCGCTCCGGTTTTGTTCCGGTGCCAGCCGGCAGCGCGCCGACGCTCGCCTCACAGGGGCGGGCCCTGACCATGCGGCACTCCAGCTTGACCGCCGGCCGGCTCGCGGCGCTCGCGCACGCTGCGGGATTCAGCTGGGTCGCCGTGGACGGCGCCGACGTCAAGGTGCTGCATCGCGCCGAGGACCTGATCGTGGTCCGTGGGCCCGACCTGGTCGAGGAGGGCAGGAGCATCACCCTCCAAGTGGTGCCCGGCCCTTCGGCGGTCTCGGCGGCCACCCGCCTGCACTGGTCCACCGGGCCGCTGGCACCCACGGCCGGGCGCGCGGACGTGGTGAGCCCGGCGCTGGCCGCTCTCCAGCTGACCGGCCGACAGGCCGGCCAGGTCTGGGTGCAGGCGGCGTTCCGGGAAGCGGGGGCGACCGGCCCATACGCGATGCGGGTGCGGCTGACCAGCGCCGTGCCAGCCGGCGCCACGATCACCCGCGACCAATACGACCTGATCATGAACGTTGTGCATGCCCTGCACCCGCTCGGCGTCGAGGTGCTGACTCGCGACATCCACCCGGCCGTGGTCGAGCTGGCCGACCAGCCGTCGCTCGACCCCGACTACACGTATCCCAAGTTCCGCAAGCACCGCTCCACAGCGCGGCTGCGTCCGGAACACCTCCGAAAGGAGCTCGAGAATGGCTAG
- a CDS encoding class I SAM-dependent methyltransferase yields the protein MSRQEANAEALPFEDGAFDTVMSCVGVMFAPHHQAAADELVRVCRPGAGSGCSTGPLRGSSVRCSRR from the coding sequence CTGAGCCGGCAGGAGGCTAATGCCGAGGCGCTGCCGTTCGAGGACGGCGCTTTCGACACGGTGATGTCCTGTGTCGGGGTGATGTTCGCCCCCCACCACCAGGCTGCCGCTGATGAGCTGGTGCGGGTCTGCCGGCCCGGGGCAGGATCGGGTTGCTCAACTGGACCCCTGAGGGGTTCATCGGTCAGATGTTCGCGACGATGA
- a CDS encoding baseplate J/gp47 family protein: MSEYGVTRDGFVLKGVDAILADTRKRARQMWATLGLTADLSATSPLAKLIEAAALEDAELWKRLEDFYYSGYVSTATGDSLDLLGSDAGLPRRELFATGTVTLTLTGGLPGRAYVVPEGTILLAPARGQSFATTATVELTAGTPAQDVAVQALARGSDGNVPQGTITVIDPQYRAIYLADFGPADVTVTNETDLAGGDDREDDDTYRGRQLGIVRTLWTAEAARQAVLDVDGVVDVLLSDPFGGVDVSQSVFNEFAFGERLFSAERRIGEPYTFDVVVAHEFRWPWRTTGAVRGVFERVQEVLERIRPPGVHPNIIEADHIDVGVRALVVVERGSDEAALDREIRSRLAGALGDLRLGGDVLYSQVVRTVVEVDGVLDVQRLHLRRHPAAFGRITFGEVAFQTTTVQAAVGQNLVMGPTELPVFRPDTDLHDLELVTP; this comes from the coding sequence ATGAGCGAGTACGGGGTGACCAGGGACGGCTTCGTCCTCAAAGGCGTCGACGCCATCCTGGCCGACACCAGGAAGCGGGCCCGGCAGATGTGGGCCACCCTCGGGCTGACAGCCGACCTCAGCGCCACCAGCCCGCTGGCCAAGCTGATTGAGGCCGCGGCCCTGGAGGACGCCGAGCTGTGGAAACGGTTGGAGGACTTCTACTACAGCGGGTACGTGTCCACCGCGACCGGAGACAGCCTCGACCTGCTCGGCAGCGACGCCGGTCTGCCCCGCCGCGAGCTGTTCGCCACCGGGACCGTCACGCTGACGCTCACCGGGGGGCTGCCCGGCCGGGCCTACGTCGTGCCGGAGGGCACCATTCTGCTGGCCCCGGCCCGCGGGCAGTCCTTCGCGACCACGGCCACGGTCGAGCTCACCGCCGGCACACCGGCACAGGACGTGGCGGTGCAGGCCCTCGCCCGCGGCTCCGACGGCAACGTGCCACAGGGCACGATCACCGTGATCGATCCCCAGTACCGCGCGATCTACCTGGCCGATTTCGGTCCCGCCGACGTGACCGTGACCAACGAGACCGACCTCGCCGGCGGCGACGACCGCGAGGACGACGACACCTACCGCGGCCGGCAGCTCGGCATCGTCCGCACGCTCTGGACCGCCGAAGCAGCCCGGCAGGCCGTGCTCGACGTCGATGGCGTCGTCGACGTGCTGCTCTCCGACCCCTTCGGGGGCGTGGACGTGTCGCAGAGCGTCTTCAACGAGTTCGCCTTCGGCGAGCGGCTGTTCAGCGCCGAGCGGCGGATCGGTGAGCCGTACACCTTCGACGTGGTGGTGGCGCACGAGTTCCGCTGGCCGTGGCGGACCACCGGTGCGGTGCGCGGCGTCTTCGAACGGGTGCAAGAGGTGCTGGAGCGGATCCGGCCGCCCGGGGTGCATCCGAACATCATCGAGGCCGACCACATCGACGTCGGCGTGCGGGCCCTCGTGGTGGTCGAGCGCGGCTCCGATGAGGCGGCGCTGGACCGGGAGATCCGCTCCCGGCTCGCCGGCGCCCTCGGTGACCTGCGGCTCGGCGGCGACGTGCTGTACAGCCAGGTGGTCCGGACCGTGGTCGAGGTCGACGGCGTGCTCGACGTCCAGCGCCTGCACCTGCGCCGCCATCCGGCAGCGTTCGGCCGGATCACCTTCGGCGAGGTGGCTTTCCAGACCACCACGGTGCAGGCCGCAGTGGGGCAGAACCTGGTGATGGGCCCGACCGAGCTGCCGGTCTTCCGTCCCGACACCGACCTGCACGACCTGGAGTTGGTGACGCCGTGA
- a CDS encoding TauD/TfdA family dioxygenase produces the protein MRPRGHAAVVRRPTARPPRAVSELPGSSHLAEATMAETPDATTVPITPFTGPALWRGPAVAGRDDWVLTLSAGHQEELRTAVRTVRRRAAPLLRMTVADFPLPTLSAVLERAGAALTRGRGFVLLRGVPPNLLGEAEAGIVLHGLGQYLGRPVSQTSDGRTLCHVRDAGAAPGGSAPPAYRTRAAMPFHTAESDLLGLLCLRPARAGGHTLLASAAAVHNAVLAARPDLARHLYRTHPFDRQPEQESGEDTSLLCPLVTRHGDRPSMRYDRDRLADGFRDSEPDRVGDVDSELYTLIDTTAASPALRLELHLGPGDLLLLDNHVVLHGRSAYDDFDAPQAKRHLLRLWLARPDDTTPDEQAAGAAERPATRTGVAPRDVIRPRGPGMASPGRGCPPPRAHRDEMRTHPS, from the coding sequence GTGCGGCCACGCGGCCACGCGGCGGTGGTCCGGCGGCCGACCGCCCGTCCGCCGCGGGCCGTCTCCGAGCTGCCCGGCTCTTCCCACCTCGCGGAGGCGACCATGGCCGAAACCCCGGATGCGACGACCGTGCCGATCACACCGTTCACCGGTCCCGCCCTGTGGCGCGGGCCCGCTGTGGCGGGCCGCGACGACTGGGTCCTGACCCTGTCCGCCGGCCATCAGGAGGAGCTGCGTACGGCGGTGCGCACGGTGCGACGGCGCGCCGCGCCCCTGCTGCGGATGACGGTCGCCGACTTCCCGCTGCCCACCCTCTCCGCCGTACTTGAACGCGCCGGGGCGGCACTGACCCGGGGCCGGGGCTTCGTCCTCCTCAGGGGCGTCCCACCGAACCTGCTCGGCGAGGCGGAGGCGGGCATCGTGCTGCACGGGCTCGGCCAGTACCTCGGCCGGCCCGTCTCGCAGACGTCCGACGGCCGCACCCTGTGCCACGTCCGGGACGCCGGCGCCGCGCCCGGCGGCAGCGCGCCGCCCGCCTACCGGACCCGGGCGGCGATGCCGTTCCACACCGCCGAGTCCGATCTGCTGGGCCTGCTGTGCCTGCGCCCCGCACGTGCGGGCGGGCACACGCTGCTGGCCAGTGCCGCGGCCGTGCACAACGCCGTGCTCGCTGCCCGGCCCGACCTGGCCCGGCACCTGTACCGCACGCACCCTTTCGACCGACAGCCAGAGCAGGAATCCGGCGAGGACACCTCCCTGCTCTGCCCGCTGGTCACCCGGCACGGGGACCGACCCAGCATGCGCTACGACCGCGACCGCCTGGCCGACGGGTTCCGTGACAGTGAGCCGGACAGGGTCGGGGACGTCGACAGCGAGCTCTACACCCTCATCGACACCACGGCCGCCTCCCCCGCCCTACGGCTCGAACTGCACCTGGGCCCCGGAGACCTCCTGCTCCTGGACAACCACGTGGTCCTGCACGGCCGTTCGGCCTACGACGACTTCGACGCCCCGCAGGCCAAACGCCATCTGCTGCGCCTGTGGCTGGCCCGCCCCGACGACACCACCCCGGACGAACAGGCAGCCGGAGCAGCCGAGCGCCCCGCGACCCGCACCGGAGTCGCCCCGCGCGACGTCATCCGCCCCCGGGGTCCAGGCATGGCGAGCCCCGGCCGCGGCTGTCCGCCGCCGCGCGCCCATCGAGACGAAATGAGGACCCATCCGTCATGA
- a CDS encoding LuxR C-terminal-related transcriptional regulator yields the protein MAFASAELKVLVVDDVCLYREGLAGILARQPGIAKVLTAQDVPAALTAVKTETLDLILVSLGLLTGGDLLGAVRSVTPTPRTIVVGVPESDAEVISCAEAGVHGYLLRSESMEHLLRLMRAVVVGETLCTPRMTALLLRRVATLASEARPAPRMPALTVREDQVLGLLELGLSNQEIADRLGIEVRTVKNHVHHILEKVGARRRGEAVAEFRRLRRSSGL from the coding sequence ATGGCGTTCGCCTCGGCGGAGCTGAAAGTGCTTGTGGTCGACGATGTCTGCCTCTACCGCGAGGGACTCGCGGGCATACTCGCGCGGCAACCCGGCATCGCGAAGGTACTGACCGCGCAGGACGTCCCCGCCGCGCTCACCGCCGTCAAGACGGAGACGCTTGACCTCATCCTGGTCAGTCTCGGGCTACTCACCGGCGGCGACCTGCTCGGCGCCGTACGGTCGGTGACACCTACGCCGCGCACCATCGTCGTCGGCGTCCCGGAATCGGACGCCGAGGTCATCTCCTGCGCCGAGGCCGGAGTACACGGATACCTGCTGCGCTCCGAGTCGATGGAGCATCTGCTGCGCCTCATGCGCGCGGTTGTCGTCGGCGAGACCCTATGCACGCCACGGATGACGGCCCTGTTGCTGCGCCGGGTGGCCACCCTGGCTTCCGAGGCACGCCCGGCTCCGAGGATGCCAGCCCTCACCGTCCGGGAGGACCAGGTTCTCGGGCTGCTGGAACTGGGCCTTTCGAACCAGGAGATCGCCGATCGCCTTGGCATCGAGGTCCGTACGGTCAAGAACCATGTGCACCACATCCTGGAGAAGGTTGGCGCCCGTCGGCGCGGCGAGGCCGTGGCCGAGTTCCGTCGACTCAGGAGGAGTTCCGGCCTGTGA